Part of the Streptomyces antimycoticus genome, GGCATCGCGCGCGGTGAGGTCCGGGACCTGGGCGATCGGCTGCTGGGCATCGGCGACCCCCCGCTGCCGGTCCGGGCGCTGAACCAGGGCGAGCTGGCGGCGATCGTCAGCGACTGCCCGCCCGAGCTCAAGCCCCGCCGTCGCGATCTGCTGGCCCATCAGCATGTGCTGGCCGAGGTGAGCGACTCCCGCCCGGTGCTGCCGATGCGCTTCGGCAGCGTCTCCTCCAGCGACGACGACGTCCGCAGCGTGCTGGCCGAGCACGCCGACCGCTACCAGGACCAGCTGAGCCGGCTGTCCGACCGGGTCGAGTACAACGTCAAGGTCGTACACGACGAGGACGCGGTGCTCCACCAAGTGCTCGCCGAGGAGCCGGAGCTGCGGGTGATGGCGGAGGCCAACCGGGCGGCCGGCGGCGGCACCTACGAGGAACGGGTGCGCTTCGGCGAGCTGATGGCGAGCGCCGTGCGGGCCCGTGAGGTGCGGGACGCCAAGCTGGTGGAGGAGGCGCTGGCCCCGGCCGCCGAGGACGTGCGCCCCGGCCCGGAGAGCGGCGGCTGGTTCCTCAGCCTGTCCCTGCTGCTCGCCAAGGACGGCGCCGATCCGCTGCTGACGGCGGCGGCCGACGTGGAGCAGGCCCACCCCTGGCTGAAGCTGCGGATCAACGGTCCGCTACCGCCGTACAGCTTCGTCGAGTCCTGATGCTGATGATCGGCTGGGTGCTGAGGCAGGTCGTCGCCGCCGCGGAGCGGGAGTACTACGACCCGGCCAACATCCAGCGCGCCCTGGCCGAGCTGGAGACCCAGCTCGACCAGGGCGTGATCGACGAGAAGGAGTTCGAGCGGCAGGAGGACGCGCTGCTCGACCGGTTGGAGGAGGCACGCCAGTGGGCGAACGGGACTCTGTGACCACCCGGGGCGGTGTGGCCCCGACGGCCGGTGCGTATGGCTCACCGGCGTCGTCGTTCGGCTCCTCGGGGTCGTACGGGCTGGCAAGCCGTGGCGAGGGCGGGGCCAACCTCGCCGACATCCTGGAGCGGGTGCTCGACAAGGGTGTGGTGATCGCGGGCGATATCCGCATCAACCTGCTCGACATCGAACTTCTCACGATCAAGCTGCGGCTGATCGTGGCCTCGGTCGACAAGGCGAAGGAGATGGGCATCGACTGGTGGGAGCACGACCCGTCGCTCTCGTCACGTGCCCGGTCCGAGGTGAACGGCCAGGAGAAGACCGAGGTGACCAGCGGGGAGAACCGGGAGAGCGCCGAATGACCGAAGGACTGCGGTACGCCTACGCGGTCGTGCGCGACACCGCCGCGCCGGAGGCCGCCCTGGACGCCCTCACCGTCCTGGAGGACGTGCCCGGTGTCGCGGGCGAACCGGTGGTGGCCGTGCGCCATCAGGGGCTCGCCGTGCTGGCGGGCGCCGTACCGGCCGAGGATTTCGACGAGGGCCCGCTGCGGGAGCGGCTGGAGGACATGGCCTGGCTGGAGATGGTGGCCCGGACCCATCAGCGGGTGGTCGACACCGTCGGCGCCGAATCCTGTGTCATACCGGTCCGGCTGGCCACCGTCTGCCAGGGCGAGGAGGGGCTGCGGCGGATGCTCGCCACCGGCCGGGAGCGGTTCGCCTCGGCGCTGGACCGGCTGGAGGGCCGGGTCGAATGGGGCGTCAAGGCGTACGCCGCGACGCCCGCGCCTCCGGAGCCACCCGCGCCGGAGCCACCCGCGCCCCAGGAACCGCCCGCGCCCAACCGGCCGCCCGCCGGAACCCCGAACACCCCGGGCGGCATGTCCGGCCGCGACTATCTGCGCCGCCGCAAGGCACAGCGGCAGGCGGCCGAGCGGCGCTGGGGCGATACGGAGGAGGGCGCGCGGCTGGTGCACGACACCCTCAGCGGGCTGGCCGAGCGGGCCCGGCTGCATCCGCCGCAGGACCCCCGGCTGTCGGGGGTCTCCGACCGCAATGTGCTGAACGCCGCGTATCTGGTGCGGCGCGAGGACAGCGCCGCCTTCGCCGAGCGGGTTGGTGAGCTGGCCGGGCGCACGGCCGCGCTGCGGGTGGAGCTGACCGGCCCCTGGGCGCCGTACTCCTTCACCGCACCGGACGAGAACGCCGCGACCGGCGAGAACACCGCACCGGACAGGGCCGAGAGCGCGGGGGCCGAGGGATGACGATGGCCCCGGAGGGCCCGTTGGCCCATCAGCAGATCGCCCTGGTGGACGTGCTGGACCGGCTGCTCGCCGGCGGCGTGGTGATCACCGGTGATCTGACCCTGCGCATCGCCGACGTCGATCTGGTCCGCATCGATCTGCGCGCCCTCATCAGCTCGGTCAACGCCAATGTCCCGTCCCCCTGGGAGGAACCGTGAGCCGCAAGGTGGAGCTGGACCAGGACACCGTCGAACGCGACCTGATGAAGCTGGTCCTGACCGTCGTGGAGCTGCTGCGCCAGCTCATGGAGCGGCAGGCGCTGCGCCGGGTGGACGAGGGCGATCTGACCGAGGACCAGGAAGAGCGGATCGGGGTCACGCTGATGCTGCTGG contains:
- a CDS encoding gas vesicle protein, which encodes MTMAPEGPLAHQQIALVDVLDRLLAGGVVITGDLTLRIADVDLVRIDLRALISSVNANVPSPWEEP
- a CDS encoding GvpL/GvpF family gas vesicle protein, whose protein sequence is MTTYVYGIARGEVRDLGDRLLGIGDPPLPVRALNQGELAAIVSDCPPELKPRRRDLLAHQHVLAEVSDSRPVLPMRFGSVSSSDDDVRSVLAEHADRYQDQLSRLSDRVEYNVKVVHDEDAVLHQVLAEEPELRVMAEANRAAGGGTYEERVRFGELMASAVRAREVRDAKLVEEALAPAAEDVRPGPESGGWFLSLSLLLAKDGADPLLTAAADVEQAHPWLKLRINGPLPPYSFVES
- a CDS encoding GvpL/GvpF family gas vesicle protein, yielding MTEGLRYAYAVVRDTAAPEAALDALTVLEDVPGVAGEPVVAVRHQGLAVLAGAVPAEDFDEGPLRERLEDMAWLEMVARTHQRVVDTVGAESCVIPVRLATVCQGEEGLRRMLATGRERFASALDRLEGRVEWGVKAYAATPAPPEPPAPEPPAPQEPPAPNRPPAGTPNTPGGMSGRDYLRRRKAQRQAAERRWGDTEEGARLVHDTLSGLAERARLHPPQDPRLSGVSDRNVLNAAYLVRREDSAAFAERVGELAGRTAALRVELTGPWAPYSFTAPDENAATGENTAPDRAESAGAEG
- a CDS encoding gas vesicle protein K translates to MSRKVELDQDTVERDLMKLVLTVVELLRQLMERQALRRVDEGDLTEDQEERIGVTLMLLEDRMGTLCERYGIAPSDLNLDLGPLGPLLSPRE
- a CDS encoding gas vesicle protein GvpG, whose protein sequence is MLRQVVAAAEREYYDPANIQRALAELETQLDQGVIDEKEFERQEDALLDRLEEARQWANGTL
- a CDS encoding gas vesicle protein encodes the protein MASRGEGGANLADILERVLDKGVVIAGDIRINLLDIELLTIKLRLIVASVDKAKEMGIDWWEHDPSLSSRARSEVNGQEKTEVTSGENRESAE